Proteins encoded in a region of the Trypanosoma brucei gambiense DAL972 chromosome 4, complete sequence genome:
- a CDS encoding protein kinase, putative yields MSYTTESAFYRKYHLTDRTPIGKGTFALVYKCVNRITKESYAVKIVDKNMTLPNDIQSVSLEVHIMKQIGNHPHVARLVDYFETRESIYIVMDLLSGGMVFDRIAELSHYDEKIAADLVRNVLSGLVHIHSRGIIHRDLKPENLLLRPQRDSDDTSWLSDVCISDFGLASTGPGKACCGTAKYIAPEVVKVGYYGTVKGTYDNKCDVWSLGVITFVLLSGKMPFYGATHREIFRRIVDGKWSFGGPIWNTISLMGKSFIRSCLTRDPAKRPSARELLNHPWITDDQPDKHLGESIEEIRSLTAITKLRGATAVIRTSHEMLGGIDSCASFTKHLRHKDKLSTIIEVVSQTDPTVVHLVDFGKVLASRGGHKLQDCCSCSSQTVCRHIQNVHEYLFVGNRRRKVYPFLYSLRAMQSNAELDVKLSLGKDDRAGKVLSAVEKIIEAAFAFSTALEAVPQERLKGNVPIDCEWRQVSERTKALVSGCK; encoded by the coding sequence ATGTCATACACAACAGAAAGTGCCTTCTACCGGAAGTACCACTTGACTGACAGGACTCCGATCGGTAAAGGAACGTTTGCGCTGGTGTACAAATGTGTGAACCGTATAACTAAGGAGTCGTATGCTGTGAAGATTGTTGACAAGAACATGACACTTCCGAATGATATTCAGAGCGTGAGTTTGGAGGTGCACATTATGAAACAAATCGGCAACCACCCGCATGTTGCTCGGCTTGTGGATTACTTCGAGACCAGAGAGAGCATTTACATTGTTATGGATCTCCTTAGTGGCGGTATGGTATTTGACCGGATTGCAGAGCTTAGCCATTACGATGAGAAGATCGCTGCTGATCTGGTGCGTAATGTACTTTCTGGTTTAGTTCATATCCATTCCCGAGGGATCATACATCGTGATCTGAAACCGGAAAATCTTCTTCTTCGACCCCAACGCGATAGTGACGACACCTCGTGGTTGTCTGACGTGTGCATTTCAGATTTTGGATTGGCGAGCACCGGGCCCGGTAAGGCCTGCTGCGGCACCGCTAAATATATCGCACCGGAGGTTGTTAAGGTGGGTTATTATGGCACAGTGAAGGGGACGTATGACAACAAATGCGATGTATGGTCGTTAGGGGTTATTACATTTGTTCTCCTTTCTGGAAAGATGCCGTTTTATGGTGCCACACATCGCGAAATATTCCGTCGCATCGTTGATGGAAAATGGAGCTTTGGTGGGCCCATATGGAACACCATTTCCCTCATGGGGAAATCGTTTATTCGCAGCTGCTTGACACGAGACCCCGCAAAGAGGCCCTCAGCCCGCGAGCTGCTTAATCACCCATGGATAACAGATGATCAACCAGATAAACATTTGGGTGAAAGCATAGAAGAAATACGGAGCCTCACTGCAATAACAAAACTTCGTGGAGCGACGGCTGTGATACGCACATCACATGAAATGCTGGGAGGTATTGACAGTTGTGCTTCCTTCACGAAACATCTTCGGCATAAGGACAAGCTCTCCACCATTATTGAAGTCGTATCTCAAACCGATCCAACGGTTGTCCATTTGGTTGACTTTGGAAAGGTTCTTGCATCGAGGGGGGGACACAAACTGCAGGACTGCTGCTCGTGTAGCTCACAAACGGTCTGTCGGCACATTCAAAATGTTCAcgaatatttatttgtaggTAATCGCAGACGGAAGGTTTATCCTTTTCTCTATAGTTTGAGGGCAATGCAATCTAATGCGGAACTTGATGTAAAGCTTTCCCTTGGGAAAGATGACCGCGCGGGAAAAGTTTTGAGCGCAGTGGAGAAAATTATCGAAGCGGCATTTGCCTTTTCCACCGCATTGGAAGCTGTTCCACAGGAGCGGTTGAAAGGTAATGTGCCAATTGACTGTGAATGGAGGCAAGTGAGTGAACGTACAAAAGCTTTGGTTTCCGGCTGTAAATAG
- a CDS encoding T. brucei spp.-specific protein produces MVRNMGGNAPNAARKPTPAVPQYVVFRYPTQNIPSFEPLRPMHPKLHDIMTQRRGITSPHVPAPVTGFVSRNDYGGGTLQFRTTTAPPHAPVTRMEGINEKYWDKCKRSYGTKLNFAPRVAKKNLHTQHPSQGMVKWVAGTPVMGESPANYPSAHFHQSYVKRNFPQTFNSTTVMGMCPQKRMRADGASEPQKNYPPQYKYDEWSEREREEGSNGNSDNNNNNINIINNNNSNNSDDDPLLLLHGINELGQVQKFRCRKSYLLEFAEAVRIADRLCCEIPNAINEPYREQQPDTSSRSESADNNDEVQDEEMHSEHLNAQNREQMDGEETSSISSTSTSTSSSSSSSSSTSNSISDSPVKDGMHFRDMFRKRAHTLGYEISDNVAVEVVPPYGMEAAGEKRNEIQSEG; encoded by the coding sequence ATGGTAAGAAACATGGGTGGAAATGCACCAAACGCCGCGCGTAAACCGACACCAGCAGTCCCTCAATATGTCGTATTTCGATACCCAACACAAAATATACCTTCATTTGAACCATTACGTCCAATGCATCCAAAATTACATGACATCATGACGCAAAGGAGAGGAATTACTTCACCACATGTTCCGGCGCCGGTGACGGGATTTGTTTCAAGAAACGATTACGGTGGTGGAACTCTTCAATTCCGAACGACAACAGCGCCACCACACGCACCCGTCACACGAATGGAAGGAATAAATGAGAAATATTGGGATAAATGCAAAAGGTCATATGGGACAAAGTTAAATTTTGCGCCTCGtgttgcaaaaaaaaacctccaCACCCAACATCCATCACAAGGTATGGTGAAGTGGGTGGCAGGAACTCCCGTCATGGGGGAATCCCCTGCAAATTACCCGTCAGCGCATTTTCACCAATCATATGTTAAAAGAAACTTCCCTCAAACATTCAACTCCACGACAGTTATGGGAATGTGCCCACAGAAACGCATGAGAGCTGATGGCGCATCGgaaccacaaaaaaattacccACCACAGTACAAATATGACGAATGGAGCGAGCGGGAGCGAGAAGAGGGCAGCAACggtaatagtgataataataacaataatattaatattattaataataataacagcaacaacagtgaTGATGATCCCCTCCTGCTCCTTCACGGAATTAACGAACTCGGCCAAGTGCAAAAGTTCAGGTGCCGCAAATCATATTTACTTGAATTCGCGGAGGCCGTACGAATAGCGGACCGCTTGTGTTGTGAAATTCCAAACGCAATAAACGAACCATATCGAGAGCAGCAGCCCGACACATCGAGCCGGTCCGAATCAGCAGATAACAATGATGAAGTCCAGGATGAGGAAATGCACAGCGAACACCTCAATGCACAAAATCGAGAACAAATGGATGGGGAAGAAACTTCTTCCAtttcatcaacatcaacatcaacatcatcatcatcatcatcatcatcgtcaacATCAAATTCGATTAGTGATTCTCCCGTAAAAGATGGAATGCATTTTAGGGATATGTTCAGAAAACGTGCCCATACGCTCGGATATGAAATAAGCGATAATGTTGCCGTGGAGGTGGTGCCTCCGTATGGAATGGAAGCGgcaggagagaaaagaaacgaaattCAAAGTGAAGGATGA